The Victivallaceae bacterium genome contains a region encoding:
- the rpsM gene encoding 30S ribosomal protein S13, which yields MPRIIGIDIPAKKKLFVSLTYIYGIGRALAMEVIQKLNLNLDIRASDLTDEEIGRLNTLLQFEYVVEGDLRRRVQSNIKRLIAIHSYRGLRHRLSLPVRGQRTKTNSRTRKGKRKTVAGKKK from the coding sequence ATGCCTCGTATTATTGGTATAGATATTCCGGCAAAGAAAAAATTGTTTGTTAGTTTGACTTATATTTACGGTATCGGTCGTGCTTTGGCTATGGAAGTTATTCAAAAATTGAATTTGAACCTGGATATAAGAGCTTCCGATTTAACGGATGAGGAGATTGGGCGCCTTAATACACTACTGCAGTTCGAATATGTCGTTGAGGGAGATTTAAGGAGACGGGTTCAGTCCAACATTAAACGTTTGATTGCAATTCATTCTTATCGAGGGTTAAGGCATCGTCTGTCGTTACCGGTTAGAGGGCAACGTACTAAAACGAATTCTCGTACGCGTAAAGGTAAGCGAAAAACCGTTGCGGGTAAGAAAAAATAA
- the rplR gene encoding 50S ribosomal protein L18: MESSLAKKRLMRSRRSLRVRKKLRGSLLRPRLCVVKTNKHVYVQLIDDDEGRTLAAISTRSKSVKDTSYTQKNKETAKYLGGQIAALGKALNLEGIVFDRGPFKYHGIVAMVAQGARECGLQF, from the coding sequence ATGGAAAGTTCTTTAGCTAAAAAACGTTTAATGAGGAGTCGTAGGAGTTTGCGAGTTCGTAAGAAATTACGAGGTTCTCTTTTAAGGCCTAGACTTTGTGTAGTTAAAACTAATAAGCATGTTTATGTTCAGTTGATTGATGATGATGAAGGTCGAACGTTGGCAGCGATCTCAACTCGCTCTAAATCCGTGAAAGACACTTCGTATACCCAAAAAAATAAAGAGACGGCAAAGTATTTGGGTGGGCAAATTGCCGCGCTTGGAAAAGCTTTAAATCTCGAAGGAATCGTATTTGATAGAGGGCCTTTCAAGTATCACGGCATAGTAGCTATGGTGGCTCAAGGAGCCAGAGAATGCGGTTTGCAATTTTAA
- the secY gene encoding preprotein translocase subunit SecY, which yields MFRRILGISELRQRIFLTFILLAACRIGVFVPVPGINGALALSYFNQIIGGGQNLFQMVDIFSGGAFAQMTVTALGVVPYISASIIVQLILIFLPSLQREIRENPELGKRKIGKYTRLFTVFLALIQSFLFARFALKMNLAVPGIVLPAMLTETFFTGPWMFYLTTAVFMTTGTLILMWVGEQISDKGVGNGISLIIALGILSSFPTVIGSIIGKFNFLSEGPGELNLLSLLILVVVFIFTLVATILIIEGMRKIPVQHARRFVGRREVHGGGSYLPLKVNYAGVIPVIFASSLLMFPATLGQFLGPNSSFSSITRMISPGSWFYAFLYVFLIIFFTYFWTATQFHPEQIASEMKKNNAFIPGVKQGKATKAYLEYTMNRVTFIGAVFLAVIAVLPSILGRYLKVDTTVSYFLGGTAMLIIVGVVLDTMKQIDSFLLMKRYDGLMKKSRGK from the coding sequence ATGTTTAGAAGAATTTTGGGAATTTCGGAGTTAAGACAACGAATATTTTTGACCTTTATTCTTTTAGCAGCTTGTCGAATCGGAGTATTTGTGCCGGTCCCCGGAATAAACGGAGCGTTGGCTCTTTCTTATTTCAATCAGATTATCGGAGGCGGACAAAATTTATTTCAGATGGTCGATATTTTTTCGGGAGGAGCTTTTGCGCAAATGACGGTTACCGCATTAGGTGTAGTTCCTTATATTTCCGCTTCCATCATTGTACAGCTCATTCTGATTTTTTTACCTTCTCTTCAGAGAGAAATTAGAGAAAATCCCGAATTGGGAAAACGTAAGATCGGTAAATATACAAGGTTGTTTACCGTTTTTTTAGCTCTTATACAATCTTTTCTCTTTGCCAGATTTGCTTTGAAAATGAATCTAGCCGTTCCGGGTATCGTTCTTCCGGCTATGCTCACGGAGACGTTTTTCACCGGACCTTGGATGTTTTATTTGACTACAGCCGTTTTTATGACAACCGGAACCTTAATTTTGATGTGGGTCGGCGAGCAAATTTCCGATAAAGGTGTCGGTAACGGAATCAGTTTGATCATAGCTCTCGGAATTCTGTCTTCTTTTCCTACGGTTATCGGTTCGATAATCGGTAAGTTTAATTTTTTATCGGAAGGTCCCGGTGAGTTGAATTTATTGTCTTTGTTGATTTTGGTAGTCGTATTTATCTTTACTCTAGTAGCTACTATTTTGATTATCGAAGGAATGAGAAAAATTCCTGTTCAGCATGCCAGAAGATTTGTGGGTAGGAGAGAGGTTCATGGCGGTGGTTCGTATCTTCCTCTAAAGGTGAATTATGCCGGTGTGATCCCCGTGATTTTTGCTTCATCCTTATTGATGTTTCCGGCCACTTTGGGACAGTTTTTGGGTCCGAATTCTTCATTTTCGTCAATCACGAGAATGATATCGCCCGGTAGCTGGTTTTACGCTTTCCTTTATGTTTTTTTGATCATATTTTTCACCTACTTTTGGACTGCGACTCAGTTTCATCCGGAACAAATAGCTTCGGAAATGAAGAAAAACAATGCCTTTATTCCCGGTGTAAAGCAAGGAAAGGCTACTAAAGCTTACCTGGAATATACTATGAATAGGGTTACTTTTATCGGCGCCGTGTTTTTAGCGGTTATAGCCGTTCTTCCTTCGATCTTGGGTCGTTATTTGAAAGTTGATACAACAGTGAGTTATTTTCTCGGAGGTACTGCTATGTTGATCATAGTAGGTGTAGTTTTGGATACTATGAAGCAAATCGACTCTTTTTTATTAATGAAACGTTATGACGGTTTGATGAAGAAAAGTCGAGGAAAGTAA
- the rplF gene encoding 50S ribosomal protein L6 — protein sequence MSRKAREPIHFPKEVQVNCTETEITVQGPKGTLLKKLMPEVVISIEDNKITVSPAENVVEKPGKFQGLYWALIDNMVKGVCSGFEKKLEMNGVGYRAVVQNAVLDLSIGVSHPVKMPIPQFLEVSVEKNTIILIRGLDKQLVGQFAASIRSKRPPEPYKGKGIRYANEYVRRKAGKTAKTGKK from the coding sequence ATGTCACGTAAAGCTCGAGAACCTATTCATTTTCCTAAGGAAGTTCAAGTAAATTGTACCGAAACCGAAATTACGGTTCAGGGTCCGAAAGGAACTCTTTTGAAAAAATTAATGCCCGAAGTGGTGATTTCTATCGAAGATAACAAGATTACGGTCAGTCCTGCTGAAAATGTGGTTGAAAAGCCCGGTAAGTTTCAAGGATTGTATTGGGCTTTAATTGATAATATGGTCAAAGGGGTTTGTTCAGGTTTCGAGAAAAAATTGGAAATGAATGGGGTAGGATATAGGGCTGTCGTTCAGAATGCCGTTTTGGATTTGTCCATTGGGGTGTCTCATCCGGTAAAAATGCCGATACCTCAATTTTTAGAAGTAAGCGTTGAAAAAAATACGATTATTTTGATTCGAGGGCTTGATAAGCAGCTTGTAGGACAGTTTGCGGCAAGCATTCGTTCGAAACGTCCCCCTGAACCTTATAAAGGTAAGGGTATTCGTTATGCGAATGAATATGTACGTCGAAAAGCAGGAAAGACTGCTAAAACGGGAAAAAAATAG
- the asd gene encoding aspartate-semialdehyde dehydrogenase, which translates to MKKIPVGILGATGMVGQKFVELLSHHPWFEIILLSASPKSQNKTYQQATRWLLPTPPKRKIARIIVSDYSDTSNCVLLFSGLHNSVAGEIETNRASQGYIVISNSSHHRMDPDIPLVIPEVNPSHLHLITQQPFSKKGCLITNPNCSVIGLTMALKPLLFLSEIEKVQITTLQALSGAGYPGVSGLDIIDNVIPNIPGEESKLETEPLKILGSYHEGVLRPYPIEISAHCTRVPVLDGHLACVSVKFKDKVTQKQLLNHWKNFSGDPQKLKLPSAPRHPIIYFNHDDYPQPRLHRHLGRGMSISIGRLRPCNVLDWKFVILLHNTIRGAVGSAVLNAELLIKQKLIEN; encoded by the coding sequence ATGAAAAAAATCCCCGTAGGAATCTTGGGCGCTACGGGCATGGTAGGACAAAAATTCGTTGAATTGCTATCTCATCATCCTTGGTTTGAAATTATCCTATTATCCGCTTCACCGAAATCTCAAAATAAGACTTATCAACAAGCGACACGTTGGCTTTTGCCTACACCTCCTAAACGAAAAATTGCTCGTATTATTGTTTCCGATTATTCGGATACTTCCAACTGCGTTCTTCTTTTTTCCGGATTACATAACTCTGTAGCGGGAGAGATCGAAACGAATCGAGCATCGCAAGGTTACATAGTTATTTCCAATTCCTCACATCACAGAATGGATCCGGACATTCCCCTAGTCATACCGGAGGTCAATCCTTCCCACTTACATTTAATCACCCAGCAACCTTTTTCAAAAAAAGGATGTCTTATTACCAATCCTAATTGTTCGGTAATAGGCTTAACCATGGCCTTAAAGCCTCTTTTATTCCTGTCCGAAATCGAAAAAGTACAGATTACCACTTTACAAGCTCTTTCGGGAGCCGGATATCCCGGCGTTTCAGGGCTCGATATCATTGATAACGTGATTCCGAATATTCCCGGAGAAGAATCAAAATTGGAAACGGAACCCCTGAAAATCTTAGGTTCATATCACGAAGGTGTGCTTCGCCCCTATCCTATTGAAATTAGCGCTCACTGCACACGAGTTCCTGTTCTGGACGGTCACTTAGCTTGCGTATCAGTCAAATTCAAAGACAAAGTCACTCAAAAACAATTACTCAATCATTGGAAAAATTTTTCCGGAGACCCACAAAAACTCAAATTACCTTCCGCACCCAGACACCCCATCATTTATTTCAATCATGACGATTATCCGCAACCTCGTCTTCATCGTCATTTAGGACGAGGAATGAGCATAAGCATCGGAAGACTGCGTCCCTGTAACGTTTTAGATTGGAAGTTCGTCATTCTCTTACATAACACAATTCGAGGAGCCGTCGGTAGTGCCGTGCTGAATGCCGAATTGTTAATAAAGCAGAAATTAATAGAAAACTAA
- the rpsK gene encoding 30S ribosomal protein S11, with protein MQVKKGVKGSKKKVVRNVPSGIVHVKATFNNTVVSVSDPAGNVIAWASAGKVGYSGSRKSSAFAATVATQDAAKIAMGNSGMKEVEVNLKGTGAGRESAVRALISSGLVVSVIRDVTPLPHNGCRPRKRRRV; from the coding sequence ATGCAAGTCAAGAAAGGCGTTAAAGGTTCAAAAAAGAAAGTCGTTAGGAATGTGCCTTCCGGAATAGTTCATGTTAAGGCAACCTTTAATAATACCGTGGTATCGGTTAGTGACCCTGCCGGTAATGTTATCGCATGGGCTTCTGCAGGAAAAGTCGGATATTCGGGGTCGCGAAAGTCTTCGGCGTTTGCTGCAACGGTAGCTACTCAGGATGCCGCGAAGATTGCGATGGGTAATAGTGGAATGAAGGAAGTAGAGGTTAACCTTAAAGGAACCGGTGCCGGAAGAGAATCGGCCGTAAGAGCTTTGATAAGTTCCGGATTGGTTGTTTCGGTTATCCGAGACGTTACTCCGTTGCCTCATAACGGTTGTAGACCTAGAAAAAGACGTAGGGTTTAG
- the gap gene encoding type I glyceraldehyde-3-phosphate dehydrogenase — protein sequence MRVAINGFGRIGRLVLRRILSIKSPLEVVAVNDLVPPDNLVYLLKHDSTHGLFSEKMELNGDVLNVNGSSIKFLQERSLQKLPWKDLGVDVVLESTGLFTKEEDARLHLESGAHKVLISAPAKGNVPTFVIGVNETTYDSGKDHIVSNASCTTNCLAPLAKVLCDNFGIEEGLMTTVHAATATQPAVDGPSKKDWRGGRGCLQNIIPASTGAAKAVTLCLPQLKGKLTGMAFRIPVADVSVVDLTVRLSKATSYEDICTAVKTASEGPMKGILGYTEEQVVSSDFIGSSYSSVFDVGAGIALNDRFFKLVSWYDNEHGYACRVVDLMQYMVAHL from the coding sequence ATGAGAGTAGCAATCAATGGTTTCGGTCGGATAGGACGTCTTGTTTTGAGACGTATTTTGAGCATAAAATCTCCATTGGAAGTAGTTGCTGTTAATGACTTAGTCCCTCCCGATAACTTAGTTTATCTCCTTAAGCATGATTCGACTCACGGTCTTTTTTCTGAAAAGATGGAACTTAACGGTGATGTTCTTAACGTTAACGGATCGTCGATTAAGTTTTTGCAGGAGCGTTCTTTGCAGAAATTGCCTTGGAAAGATCTGGGAGTCGATGTTGTTCTTGAATCAACCGGCTTATTTACTAAAGAAGAAGATGCAAGGTTGCATCTTGAGTCTGGGGCTCATAAGGTTCTTATTTCCGCTCCGGCGAAAGGAAATGTCCCTACCTTTGTGATAGGAGTTAATGAAACGACTTATGATTCCGGTAAGGATCATATTGTTTCGAATGCTTCTTGTACTACGAATTGCTTGGCGCCTCTTGCGAAAGTTTTATGCGATAATTTCGGTATAGAAGAAGGATTAATGACTACCGTTCATGCGGCGACAGCTACTCAACCTGCCGTTGACGGTCCTTCTAAGAAAGATTGGAGAGGAGGGCGCGGATGTCTTCAGAATATTATTCCGGCTTCTACGGGAGCCGCTAAGGCCGTTACGCTTTGTTTACCGCAGTTGAAAGGTAAATTGACCGGAATGGCTTTTAGAATTCCGGTAGCTGACGTGTCCGTAGTTGATTTGACGGTAAGACTTTCTAAGGCGACCTCTTATGAAGATATTTGTACGGCCGTAAAAACGGCTTCGGAAGGTCCTATGAAAGGGATTTTAGGTTATACGGAAGAGCAAGTAGTGTCTTCGGATTTTATAGGTTCTTCGTATTCTTCCGTTTTTGATGTAGGTGCGGGAATAGCCTTGAACGATCGGTTTTTTAAACTGGTGTCTTGGTATGATAATGAACATGGGTATGCTTGTCGAGTAGTAGACTTAATGCAGTATATGGTAGCCCATTTATAA
- the ndk gene encoding nucleoside-diphosphate kinase encodes MVLEKTLSIIKPDSVGKSNIGRIIARFEQEGFKIAAMKMIQLSQHEAEGFYAVHKARPFFQELVDFMISGPIVVMVLEAENAVTRNRTVMGATDPLNAVEGTLRKQFGESVGMNAVHGSDSQENAAIEIKYFFNDLEIVNPVVG; translated from the coding sequence ATGGTTTTAGAAAAAACATTATCGATTATTAAACCCGATTCCGTAGGAAAATCCAATATCGGTCGAATCATTGCCCGATTTGAACAGGAAGGATTTAAAATAGCTGCAATGAAGATGATACAATTATCTCAACATGAAGCCGAAGGTTTCTATGCGGTTCATAAAGCGCGTCCTTTTTTTCAGGAGTTAGTGGATTTTATGATTTCCGGTCCTATTGTGGTTATGGTTCTGGAAGCCGAAAATGCCGTCACGAGAAATAGAACGGTTATGGGAGCCACCGATCCTTTGAATGCAGTTGAAGGAACATTGAGAAAACAATTCGGTGAATCCGTAGGAATGAATGCCGTTCACGGTTCCGATTCTCAAGAAAATGCTGCTATTGAGATTAAATATTTTTTCAATGACCTTGAGATTGTTAATCCGGTTGTCGGTTAA
- the rplQ gene encoding 50S ribosomal protein L17 yields MQHGRKKFRVSRTSAHNRCMIANMLKSLIHFERVETTLVKGKELRRHADKMITLAKKNDLAARRRAIAKLMIRFNFLDSKERRAVKAGDISSYNIDRQVIDKLFGVLGSRFISRQGGYTRIFRTQNRVGDNAQKCIIEFLSD; encoded by the coding sequence ATGCAACACGGTAGAAAAAAATTTAGAGTTAGTAGAACCTCTGCACATAATCGATGTATGATCGCCAATATGCTTAAGTCCTTAATTCATTTTGAAAGGGTTGAAACGACCTTAGTTAAGGGGAAAGAATTGCGTCGTCATGCCGATAAGATGATCACATTAGCGAAAAAAAATGATTTGGCTGCGCGGCGTCGCGCTATAGCTAAGTTGATGATTCGCTTTAATTTTTTGGATTCGAAAGAGCGTAGAGCCGTTAAAGCAGGTGATATCTCGTCTTATAATATTGACAGACAGGTGATTGATAAGTTGTTTGGTGTTTTGGGTAGTCGCTTTATTTCTCGTCAAGGAGGATACACTCGTATTTTCAGAACGCAAAATAGGGTTGGTGATAATGCTCAAAAATGTATTATAGAATTTTTGAGTGATTAA
- a CDS encoding DNA-directed RNA polymerase subunit alpha produces the protein MTEQEQAVSLLYDKFELPEFVKMDALKGDDMSVKARFIAEPLERGMGHTLGNALRRILLIGIEAPAIVSFSMDGVSHEYMALEGVVEDVTNIILNLKGALLKKFASEGSPLGRGVRTLTTDLNIDAAELAVCGGGKKVILSDLIPEGDFEVINPEHLIFTVTKPMSARIMLKVAFGRGYSPSERVSIKNKTVDEIVLDASFSPVVLVNYFVEDTRVGQDTDFDRLVLEVETDGRVSPREGLAFSTKILAKHLAVFEKMDERKIVFEENILVDKESKDEILHKLVLGINEIELSVRSTNCLSNANIETIGELVIMPEPRLLQFRNFGKKSLCEIKNKLKDMKLELGMDLTQFGISLENVKEKIKWYAERVRSKNTKG, from the coding sequence ATGACGGAGCAAGAACAAGCGGTTTCACTGCTTTACGATAAATTTGAATTGCCCGAGTTTGTTAAAATGGATGCCTTGAAAGGAGACGATATGAGCGTGAAGGCACGTTTTATCGCGGAGCCTTTGGAAAGAGGTATGGGGCATACTTTAGGAAATGCTTTGAGGAGGATTCTCCTGATCGGTATAGAAGCCCCTGCCATAGTTTCGTTTTCGATGGACGGTGTGTCGCACGAGTACATGGCTTTGGAGGGTGTTGTTGAAGATGTAACCAATATAATTTTGAATCTTAAAGGCGCTTTGCTGAAAAAATTCGCTTCTGAAGGAAGTCCTCTAGGAAGAGGCGTAAGAACGCTGACTACGGATTTAAATATAGATGCCGCAGAGTTGGCTGTTTGTGGCGGAGGAAAAAAAGTCATTTTATCCGATTTGATTCCGGAAGGGGACTTTGAGGTTATTAATCCGGAACATCTTATTTTTACGGTAACGAAGCCGATGAGTGCTCGAATCATGTTAAAGGTAGCATTCGGAAGAGGGTATTCGCCTTCGGAAAGAGTAAGCATAAAAAATAAAACGGTTGATGAAATTGTTTTGGATGCATCTTTTTCTCCTGTTGTTTTAGTGAACTATTTTGTTGAAGATACGCGAGTCGGTCAAGATACCGATTTCGATCGTTTGGTTTTGGAAGTAGAAACCGACGGTAGAGTTTCTCCTAGAGAAGGATTGGCCTTTTCTACAAAAATTTTGGCAAAACATTTAGCCGTTTTTGAAAAAATGGACGAGAGAAAAATCGTTTTTGAGGAGAATATTTTAGTCGATAAAGAAAGCAAAGATGAAATTTTACATAAACTTGTTTTGGGTATTAATGAAATTGAGCTTTCCGTTCGTTCGACTAATTGTTTGTCTAACGCAAATATCGAGACGATTGGTGAGTTGGTTATTATGCCGGAGCCTAGGTTGTTGCAGTTCAGGAATTTCGGTAAAAAATCTTTATGTGAAATCAAGAATAAATTGAAAGATATGAAACTTGAATTGGGGATGGATTTGACTCAGTTCGGAATTTCTTTGGAAAATGTGAAAGAAAAAATTAAATGGTATGCTGAAAGGGTACGATCTAAGAATACTAAAGGATAA
- the ruvC gene encoding crossover junction endodeoxyribonuclease RuvC: MNDPDLKILGIDPGTIKTGYGMISYAMSSGKMNSLGYGRILVKEKFALADRYKILFTEMKEIIASFRPDTVSIETQFVKLNPQTALKLGMARGIIILAASLEGIPVFEYSPREAKKAVVGNGSALKNQVQFMVSRILSLPESLGCDQEDEADALALAICHIHATSLSNLSKRLAKHV; the protein is encoded by the coding sequence ATGAACGATCCTGATTTAAAAATTCTAGGTATCGATCCCGGCACGATTAAAACGGGTTATGGTATGATTTCGTATGCCATGTCTTCCGGAAAGATGAATTCCTTAGGATACGGGCGCATTTTAGTGAAAGAAAAATTTGCTCTGGCCGATAGATACAAGATTTTATTCACCGAGATGAAAGAAATTATAGCTTCTTTTCGTCCCGATACCGTTTCTATAGAAACGCAGTTCGTTAAATTGAATCCTCAGACCGCATTGAAGTTGGGTATGGCAAGAGGCATTATTATATTGGCTGCTTCTCTTGAAGGCATTCCGGTATTTGAATATTCTCCGAGAGAAGCTAAAAAGGCCGTTGTTGGAAATGGAAGTGCTTTGAAAAATCAAGTTCAGTTTATGGTAAGTCGGATATTATCTCTTCCGGAGTCATTAGGTTGTGATCAAGAAGATGAGGCGGATGCCTTGGCTCTTGCGATTTGTCATATTCATGCTACATCCTTGAGCAATTTATCGAAACGGTTGGCAAAGCATGTTTGA
- the ruvA gene encoding Holliday junction branch migration protein RuvA has translation MFDYLKGELVCVDDALIAVLDVSGVGYKIYLNERSARSLKNRLGEKLLLYVSLVVKEIESSLYGFITRGERECFNFLVSLSGIGPKTGLNVLNLFSLSDLLEIVKTENVRAIATVPGIGKKTAEKLMVDLKNKIPTLFKSIVVEGEEQPVKTIDGSHETVLQTLLRLGYPRSMAESMLAKTLDLVPAERDASVLLKLALKNKR, from the coding sequence ATGTTTGATTATTTAAAGGGAGAACTGGTTTGTGTCGATGATGCTTTGATAGCGGTTCTGGACGTTTCCGGGGTAGGATATAAAATCTATCTCAACGAAAGAAGTGCTCGATCACTGAAGAATCGGTTGGGTGAAAAATTGTTGCTTTATGTTTCCTTAGTCGTCAAAGAAATCGAATCGTCTCTCTACGGATTTATAACACGTGGGGAGAGAGAATGTTTTAATTTTTTAGTATCTCTGTCCGGAATCGGTCCTAAAACAGGTTTGAATGTCTTAAATTTGTTCAGTCTGTCGGATTTGCTGGAGATTGTTAAAACGGAAAACGTTCGAGCAATAGCTACGGTCCCTGGAATAGGTAAAAAAACGGCTGAAAAATTAATGGTGGATTTGAAAAATAAGATACCTACTCTCTTTAAATCCATTGTTGTTGAAGGTGAAGAACAACCGGTTAAAACTATCGACGGTTCTCATGAAACGGTTCTTCAAACGTTGCTTAGGCTGGGGTATCCGAGATCTATGGCAGAATCAATGTTGGCTAAAACTCTCGATTTAGTGCCTGCAGAAAGAGATGCTTCCGTTCTACTTAAGCTGGCTCTCAAAAACAAGAGATAA
- the rpsE gene encoding 30S ribosomal protein S5, with protein sequence MTSSSKNSHREDHLEEKVLFVNRCSKVVKGGRKFSFSALILVGDGKGTVGYGFAKANELTDAIRKGGEAAKKNLIKLDFLEGESGSIPHEIMVNFDGANLLLKPAKPGTGIVAGSRVRLILEMAGLKNVVAKNIGSNNPINQVKATFKALSNLTVKDVVFKERGLV encoded by the coding sequence ATGACATCATCATCTAAAAATTCTCATAGAGAAGATCACCTCGAAGAAAAAGTTTTGTTCGTCAATCGATGTTCTAAGGTTGTTAAAGGCGGACGCAAGTTCAGTTTTTCGGCTTTGATTTTAGTCGGTGACGGCAAGGGAACGGTCGGTTACGGTTTTGCAAAAGCCAACGAGTTGACCGATGCTATTCGGAAAGGTGGAGAGGCCGCTAAAAAAAATCTTATCAAACTTGATTTTTTAGAGGGCGAGTCCGGTTCCATACCTCATGAAATTATGGTTAATTTTGATGGAGCTAATTTGCTTTTAAAGCCCGCTAAACCCGGAACCGGTATTGTTGCGGGATCACGTGTTCGTTTGATTTTGGAAATGGCTGGCCTGAAAAACGTTGTGGCTAAGAACATCGGCTCCAATAATCCTATTAATCAGGTAAAAGCGACTTTTAAAGCTCTTTCGAATTTAACGGTTAAGGATGTCGTGTTTAAAGAGAGAGGTCTTGTATGA
- a CDS encoding aspartate kinase encodes MQSSRQSMVKKVLKFGGSSLNNPAFIENVLDIILTTYASTSQLVVVFSAFGNVTDQLIELGQKAKAQTGYSNLSEEIKQRHIDTAIALLPHTHVPFLLDKLDTVFNDLNTCISTIIRNGELSKKSLDELMGYGEKMSTLILCEALKKYIVNARLLNAETIIVTDRNFGQGHINFKITNDRIINYFKSNVSVVIVPGFIAATKKDEPITLGRGGSDYTAAVLGAALDSDVVELWTDVDGIMTADPKKDCHASVIPELNYEKAMELSLLGAKVIHCFALLPISQKNIPILIKNSFRKEAPGTLIRNSSLIVNPISSFPGYISSPESSKIKTNLN; translated from the coding sequence ATGCAGTCTAGCAGACAATCCATGGTAAAAAAGGTTCTTAAATTCGGAGGTTCTTCCTTAAATAATCCTGCTTTTATTGAAAATGTTCTCGACATCATATTAACGACATATGCATCGACTTCCCAATTAGTCGTCGTTTTTTCCGCATTCGGAAACGTCACCGATCAATTAATCGAACTTGGTCAAAAAGCTAAAGCACAAACCGGATACTCTAATTTATCGGAAGAAATCAAACAAAGACATATCGATACTGCAATCGCACTGCTACCACACACACACGTACCATTCTTATTGGATAAACTGGATACCGTTTTCAATGACCTGAATACTTGTATATCGACAATCATCCGAAACGGCGAGTTATCTAAAAAATCTCTGGACGAACTTATGGGTTACGGAGAAAAAATGTCGACACTCATTCTTTGTGAAGCTCTAAAAAAATATATCGTAAACGCACGTTTATTAAATGCCGAAACGATCATTGTTACGGATAGGAATTTCGGACAAGGCCATATCAATTTTAAGATAACGAATGACAGGATCATAAATTACTTTAAATCAAATGTTTCGGTAGTTATTGTCCCAGGATTTATAGCTGCGACGAAAAAAGACGAACCGATCACTTTGGGAAGAGGGGGGTCCGATTATACGGCAGCAGTTTTAGGAGCCGCTCTTGATTCCGATGTCGTGGAATTATGGACCGATGTTGATGGTATTATGACTGCCGATCCGAAAAAAGATTGTCATGCATCCGTAATTCCTGAACTGAATTACGAAAAAGCTATGGAGTTATCCTTATTAGGGGCTAAAGTCATTCACTGTTTTGCATTACTTCCCATAAGTCAAAAAAACATCCCTATTCTTATTAAAAACAGTTTCCGTAAAGAGGCTCCCGGAACCCTAATCCGGAATTCATCTCTAATCGTTAATCCTATCTCTTCTTTTCCCGGGTACATATCTTCTCCTGAAAGTTCGAAAATAAAAACGAATTTAAATTGA
- the rplO gene encoding 50S ribosomal protein L15: MNRMMTLNSFGHKKPRRKLLGRGPSSGLGKTSGRGHKGDGSRSGYKRRFGYEGGGVPLYRRLPTRGFSNVRFATKVAEVTTGRLEKVFGVGESVTLDVLKEKYLVPRTVKKVKIILKGELTKDLIFSDKALVLSSGVKELLGIGGD, translated from the coding sequence ATGAATCGAATGATGACTTTAAACAGTTTTGGTCATAAAAAACCTCGTAGAAAACTATTGGGAAGAGGTCCTTCTTCGGGGTTAGGAAAAACTTCAGGTAGGGGACATAAAGGTGATGGCTCTCGTTCCGGATATAAGAGAAGATTCGGTTACGAAGGGGGTGGTGTCCCTCTTTACAGAAGATTGCCGACCAGAGGGTTCTCCAATGTTCGGTTTGCAACGAAGGTTGCCGAAGTTACGACGGGTCGTCTTGAGAAGGTTTTCGGAGTAGGTGAATCCGTGACTTTAGATGTTCTTAAGGAAAAATATTTGGTTCCGCGAACCGTTAAAAAAGTTAAAATTATTCTCAAAGGAGAGTTGACAAAAGACTTGATTTTCTCGGATAAGGCACTTGTTTTGTCTTCGGGAGTTAAAGAACTTTTGGGAATCGGAGGAGATTAA